A window of Elephas maximus indicus isolate mEleMax1 chromosome X, mEleMax1 primary haplotype, whole genome shotgun sequence genomic DNA:
ttcacttatttattcattcatgcacTCATCAGGAATTATTTGAGTCCTTACTATGTACAGATATCATGTACACAGACATCAGTCTGGGTCAACGCATTTTCCATCTCTCACTGAAATTCCAACAATTGTGTAATACTGTAGTTAAAAGGCCAGTTTTAGGATAAGATGGAACTTAATGGCTTCAACTACCTATGCCAAGGAGACTAAAAAAAGTCCCACCTCACAGGGCAACTGCGTCAGGTGGAAATCACGGATTCCTGTCCTTgtttaattctgacaccagccacccacgCAGGATTCTCCTTCTTACTCTAGCCATCCAGGGCTAAGccagacctcacaagttaaaaggacatcGTCTTTCAGATAGCCCAAGAGGCAGGCACCAGCTGTGAGTCCGGGCGTCTAAATGACTCCTAACTTCTCACTGCTGGCCAGAAGTCTGGGGCTCCCCTCTAACCCCCTGAGAATATGAGCCACAAAACGAAGGGTCCCCAGGTCTCTTAATGTTGAGACTTCATTCGGTTTagtaattcactggaatgactcagAATTCACAAAAAGGCCAACCTGATAATAATGGCTTAAATATATAACCAAAAAGGACACAAATGAAGAGACGCATGGGGCAAGGTGTGGGAGGGTCCCAGTGCAGAGCTGCCATGTCCCCAGGACACTGTACCCTCCACATGGAtggctgtttctcaccatctgggAAGCTCCCTTAACCCTCTGCCTTCTGTGCTTTCACAGGCCAGTCCTCCATGAAAGCTAAATGATGCCTCAAGAGGTTAAcaccagatcaccaggtgttcCCTCGGATCCTGTCTGGCCTCACTCTTCAGACTCAGCTGCACTCTGACTCTCAGGAAACTCAAAGGCCAAAGTGCTTTCGGCGAGGAGGTGCACTGCCTCACAGCTACCAATTCTGAATCTGCTTTACGTATATTCTCAGATTCAGCAAACAATACAGTGTGGATAATGAAAGCCAGGAGTATCGCTATTAGAGAAAGGAGTAAACACATAAAGTAACAGAAAAGGCTAAAATGAACCCTGTGGTGTTGGACTGGAATCAGAGATATGTGTATAATCTCatggttttaaaaatacatacagaTACTTACAGAAATATGTATAAATGTGTCTTTGCATgtgtacactcacacacatatatttactaCTTTTTCCCACTTTGAGGGCCTAGTAGCAGTAAGCATATCTAATGTCCAGACTTTTGTTTCTAGGTATCATTCTCTGATAAGAGAAGCCAGGCTTTCTTGGAGAAAAGTCTGATGCCAGGGCTCAGGGAGGAAAAGGACAAGATGATCACTGAACGCTGGCAGAAAGGAGTGCTGAAATTGTACTGGGGTCATGTCAAATAAATACATGAACCTAGTTAAGTGAGCTCCTAATAACCAAATCCGGTGTAAtttcagcaaggaaaaaaaaaaatatggattaGCCTATACAAGTAGTTCCCAGGCTATGAACGTCTGATGtacatacaacctgtagttataAACCAATGCCCATAAAGCTTATTGTAAGTTAAGACCCCTTCCTACAGAAACACTGGCCCTGCGACACTTGCCTGCTAACAGTGCAGTGTCTGCTCACAGCTGGATCTCACTACTTGGAACCAGGTAGAGGCTGGTGCTTGTAGGGGTTTGCACGCACAATATCAATGTGAGTGGCTTTCTAGACTCCCAATGTCGGGGCTATGGAAGGCACACCAAGAGGGAATCCAGTGAAATGGCAAGGATTTGTAGTAACAAATGGGCACGACTTTGCAACACATTattatcaaaacattattattatcatttctgTATCATTAACACTGccttagtgtatctggaagtgtttaatgttttttatgcaaagAAACCTACACTACACTCTACATATGACGACAAACATTTCACTAACCTATGGTAGATACAGACGTGAACCGTACCTAGCTGTTCCAACTtaagtacaaattcaacttacaggcagatttaggaatggaacttgttACTACTTCAAGTGCTGCTTATATTGCTATaaagaatttaataaataaaggaaagagaagggaaagagaaagctATTTTTTTGCAGAATTCCAATTgataaacacagagaaaatgaaTGGAACAGAAAATACCATTTGGTAAACAACAGACTGATAATACTAATAAGTAATAATTATCAACGGATACTAAAATTAGTAGtccaaaatattatgaaaaacagaATATTTACAGTCTGAAAGCACTGCCCTATGAGAAATTTGTAAAAAAGTTACCTTTACAATAGaaaacaatggaaggaaatgtgTTAAATAGGAAAAAAGAACACTTTTAAACCCAACACGAGTATTTTAATTCTATATGAAATAACAGcgataaaatcattaaaaaatgtagaacCACATTTGCTCAAGGCTATTTGCTACCGCTGTATCTGTAACAGCCTAAGACTTTCAGACGTCTTTAGCTTGGACTGAGAAACACACACTGATGACAGCCCCACAGTTACACTGAAACTGTCATTTCTGCCAAAGGCACAAAGTAGCTCTAATGATGCCTTCTTTGACTTAGTATTGCTCGCTTATTCACTGAGAAACTTTGTTCTGTAATCGCAGACTTTTAGAAAGTTGCTATTTGAAATTATAGCAGTAAGGATGAAACATCCCACTTTTGACACAGAGTAATCTCTCCAATGTGAGTTCTTACATGTGAAGCAAGGTGTGAGGAACGACTGAAGACTTTcctacattccttacattcataacgCCTCcctccactgtgaattcttctATGTGTATTGAGGGCTGAGGACTGACTAAaagttttcccacattccttacattcataaggcctctctccagtaTGAGTTCGTATATGATGAGTGAGTGATGACGaacaactaaaggctttcccacattccttacattcgtaAGGCCTCTCTCCAGTGTGAGTCCTGATGTGTTCGGACAGACAATAAGCACGactaaaggttttcccacattccttacattcataaggcctctctccactgtgaattctttcATGTGTACTAAGGTGTGAGGAACGCctaaaagctttcccacattgcttacattcataagCCCTCTCCCCGCTGTGAATTCGTTTATGTGTGGCAAGGTTTGAAGGCTGCCTAAAGACTTtgccacattctttacattcataaggcctctctccactgtgaattcttctATGTTTAGTGAGAGCTGAGGAAttactaaaggctttcccacattccttacactcaTAAGGCCTCTGTCCACTGTGAATTTTTAAATGGGTAGTGAGGTCTGAGGAACatttaaaggctttcccacattcttcaCATTTAAAAGGCCTCAACCCACTGTGACTTGTTATATGTTTACTGAGGGATGATGTCTGACTAAAGGCTTtaccacattccttacatttgtAAGGCCTCTGCCCATTGTGAGTTTTTATATGCGTAGTGAGGTGTGAGGAAcacctaaaggctttcccacacgcCTTGCATTCATAAGGCCTTTCGCCACTGTGAGTTCGCATATGTGTAGTGAGACTCGAGgtctgactaaaggctttcccacaatccttacattcataaggcctctctccgcTGTGAGTTCTTAAATGTGTAGTGAGAGATGAGGaacgactaaaggctttcccacactccttgcattcataaggcctctctccactgtgagtcctTATATGATATGTGAGCGATGACGAACgactgaaggctttcccacattccttgcaTTTATAAGGCCtcactccactgtgagttcttctaTGTTTAGTGAGGGATGAGGCCTCACgaaaagctttcccacattccttacattcataaggtctctctccactgtgagttcttatatgtgtagtGAGGTATGAGGaacgactaaaggctttcccacattccttacattcagaAGACTTATTTCTCCTATGaaattttttatgtaaaatgaGGGATACAGGACGACTATAGGTTTTACAACTGTCTCTGCATTCACGCTTATGACTTCTCACATGTGTCCAAAAGGATAAGGAACTAGAGAAATCTTTCCCACAGTGGTTACACTCATAGCTTTTCTCACCAGTCAGCACTGTCAGAGGACTCTTGAGGGCTGAGATACAAATGAAGTCCTTCCGACATACTTCACATTTTTGGGGTTTCTTCCCATTAAGAGTTCTCAAAGAAGCGGTTAGGTGAGAAGGGCAATTGCAGGCTTCTCCACACTGCTTACACTGACAGATATTGCATCCACTGTGAGATCTGGCATGATGATTATGTGATGAGTGACTCAGGAAAGCTTTTCCATGCTCACAGCTTTCAAAACGATTTgcttctggaggatttctttttAACACAGTAGGACTTGGAATCTGGCTGAAGGTTTTCCTACACGGATTGCCTTCATTGCTTTCACAGAGGTTCTCTGCTGTATGACTTCTGTTAAAAATAGGCAACATACTATTAGAAATAAATTCATTCCCATTTCACCATTTACAAAAACAGTAAACATGCATGGTTTTTACCCAGACTTGTTTCACGTTTCATACGTTAAAATCATCTAGCAAGAACGCTACCATTTCTGTCGCTGTTTTTCTAAAATATGATGCTTTCTAATAATTGTGTAAACGTGAAATGTTTCAAACACTTGATATGTGATTGTTACTTGTGCAAACGTACTGTGAAAATTCTCTGAACATACAACTTTACACTtagatttacatatatatatatatacttacgtgtacgtatataaatacatatgttaGTATACATCAGGGCTTCGAATTGGTTCATAAC
This region includes:
- the LOC126069419 gene encoding LOW QUALITY PROTEIN: zinc finger protein 345-like (The sequence of the model RefSeq protein was modified relative to this genomic sequence to represent the inferred CDS: deleted 1 base in 1 codon); the protein is MDSVVVEDVAVVFCQEEWALLDTAQKKLYRDVMMETFRNLASVDSQNINDGEKLSSEHTVVRLMENNLWSSMLGEIHDQSHGSKDQLKNQKRHLRSHTAENLCESNEGNPCRKTFSQIPSPTVLKRNPPEANRFESCEHGKAFLSHSSHNHHARSHSGCNICQCKQCGEACNCPSHLTASLRTLNGKKPQKCEVCRKDFICISALKSPLTVLTGEKSYECNHCGKDFSSSLSFWTHVRSHKRECRDSCKTYSRPVSLILHKKFHRRNKSSECKECGKAFSRSSYLTTHIRTHSGERPYECKECGKAFREASSLTKHRRTHSGVRPYKCKECGKAFSRSSSLTYHIRTHSGERPYECKECGKAFSRSSSLTTHLRTHSGERPYECKDCGKAFSQTSSLTTHMRTHSGERPYECKACGKAFRCSSHLTTHIKTHNGQRPYKCKECGKAFSQTSSLSKHITSHSGLRPFKCEECGKAFKCSSDLTTHLKIHSGQRPYECKECGKAFSNSSALTKHRRIHSGERPYECKECGKVFRQPSNLATHKRIHSGERAYECKQCGKAFRRSSHLSTHERIHSGERPYECKECGKTFSRAYCLSEHIRTHTGERPYECKECGKAFSCSSSLTHHIRTHTGERPYECKECGKTFSQSSALNTHRRITVEGGVMNVRNVGKSSVVPHTLLHM